CCGTGGTCGTCGGCGACCTCACCGGCGTCGACCTGGACGCGCTCCTCGGCGACACCCTGGGCGCCTGGACGGGCTCCTCGGCGCAGCCGCGGCCGGTGCCGCCGGTGACCGCCGACGACACCGGCCGGGTCGTCATCGTGGACCGCCCCGGCGCCGTCCAGACGCAGTTGCTGATCGGCCGGATCGGCGCCGACCGGCACGACCGCGTGTGGCCCGCGCAGGTGCTCGGCACGTACTGCCTCGGCGGTACCCTCACCTCCCGCCTGGACCGCGTCCTGCGCGAGGAGAAGGGCTACACCTACGGCGTCCGTGCCTTCGGGCAGGTCATGCTGTCCGCCCCGGACGGCTCGGGCGCCGCGATGCTCGCCATCAGCGGCTCCGTGGACACCCCGAACACCGGTCCCGCGCTGGAGGACCTGTGGAAGGTGCTGCGCACCCTCGCCGCCGAGGGCCTGACCGACGCCGAGCGTGATGTCGCCGTGCAGAACCTGGTCGGGGTGGCGCCGCTGAAGTTCGAGACCGCCGCGGCCGTCGCGGGCACCCTGGCCGACCAGGTCGAGCAGCACCTGCCCGACGACTACCAGGCGACGCTGTACCAGCAGCTCGCCGCGACCGGCACCGTGGAGGCCACAGCGGCGGCCGTGAATGCCTTCCCGGTGGACCGGCTGGTGACCGTCCTCGTCGGCGACGCGGCTCAGATCAAGGAGCCGGTCGAGGCCCTCGGCATCGGCGAGGTGAAGGTCGTCTCCGCCGAGTAGCCGGCACGACGGACGCGGGCAACGGCACGCGCGCGTAGGGGCCCTGGTCGACGGACACGTCACCAGGGCCTCCTGGTGTCCGAATTGAGGTGGAGGCTGCCTGTCTGCCCTGTGGGATGCGCTACAAAAACCGGGATTCGTTTGAGGATTCAAAGGTGTCCCGCTTAGCTTCGTCCGGACTGTTCGTCAGGCAGTGCGCCGCAACCGCGGCACCGGACAGCCATCGCCGAGTCCCCGTACGGCGCGAGCCAGGGGAGCCGGGGACCCTCCCTCCTGTCGCCGCCTTCGCGGCTGGAGGGGCCCAGAAGTCCCTGGGGTGAATCGGACGCCCGCGCGAGCCGCGAGGGGGCCCGTAGGAGACCTTCCTGCTCCGAACCCGTCAGCTAACCCGGTAGGCGAGAGGGAAGGAAAGGACACCCCCCGCTTCATGGCGTCCACCAGTGCCGTCCGCTCCGGGAAGCACCGTCGGCCCAGCCGCATGCAGCGCACCACCGCGCGCGCGGCGGGCGTAGCGGCGCTCACCACCACCGGTGTCATGGCCACCGTCGCCTCCGTTCCGGCCTTCGCCGCCGAGCCCGCCCCCGAGCAGACCGGGCTGATCCCCGTCGTCACCGCCGGCGAATCCGTCATCGAGCAGATCGACGACCAGGTCGCCGTGCAGAAGAAGGCCGCCTACGAGGAGGCCGCGCGCGAGGCGGCCGCCAAGAAGGCCGTGGAGGAGCGCGAGGCACGCGTGCGTGCCGCCCGGGAGGCCGAGCGCAAGCTGCTCAACGCCTTCGTGCCGCCGATCACCGGCTCCTACGTCTCCACCGGCTACCACGCCAGCAGTTCCCTGTG
The Streptomyces sp. NBC_01485 genome window above contains:
- a CDS encoding M16 family metallopeptidase — its product is MTELATMDYRPQPQAGEAKPWAFPAPERTELANGLTVLHCHRPGQQVVAVEIHLDAPLDAEPADLDGVATIMARAFAEGTDKHSAEEFAAELERCGATFDMHADHPGVRLSLEVPASRLPKGLGLLADALRAPAFTDSEVERLVHNRLDEIPHELANPSRRAAKELSKELFPATARMSRPRQGTAETVEKIDSVAVRAFYEKHVRPATATAVVVGDLTGVDLDALLGDTLGAWTGSSAQPRPVPPVTADDTGRVVIVDRPGAVQTQLLIGRIGADRHDRVWPAQVLGTYCLGGTLTSRLDRVLREEKGYTYGVRAFGQVMLSAPDGSGAAMLAISGSVDTPNTGPALEDLWKVLRTLAAEGLTDAERDVAVQNLVGVAPLKFETAAAVAGTLADQVEQHLPDDYQATLYQQLAATGTVEATAAAVNAFPVDRLVTVLVGDAAQIKEPVEALGIGEVKVVSAE
- a CDS encoding M23 family metallopeptidase, whose amino-acid sequence is MASTSAVRSGKHRRPSRMQRTTARAAGVAALTTTGVMATVASVPAFAAEPAPEQTGLIPVVTAGESVIEQIDDQVAVQKKAAYEEAAREAAAKKAVEEREARVRAAREAERKLLNAFVPPITGSYVSTGYHASSSLWSSGSHTGIDFHAATGTTVHAVGLGTVVEAGWGGSYGNQIVIKMNDGTYTQYGHLSSIGVSVGQQVAPGQQIGLSGATGNVTGPHLHFEARTSAEYGSDIDPVAYLRQHGVNV